A single genomic interval of Zingiber officinale cultivar Zhangliang chromosome 4A, Zo_v1.1, whole genome shotgun sequence harbors:
- the LOC121973777 gene encoding SUPPRESSOR OF GAMMA RESPONSE 1-like isoform X2 has protein sequence MKCPNCNHLIDNSDVALDWPGFPAGVKFEPSDAELIVHLEARIGLHDDSKPPPHILIDEFIPMLEDGAGICYTHPQNLPGAKKDGSSVHFFHRVSNAYAKGRRKRRRISHEEQVRWHKTGKTKRVFHAYMNGVQIKGWKKIMVLYTNAKGAAARPASKAKWVVHQYHIGPEEDELEGQLVVSKVFYQQSAATHGEESEMLGMRADPRTPNTSTPQPPRLSKEDSHKEDINGSDSLQFLLNQVCNFQDESPPLSLQCHEHSFPINSHFNSRFNNDEAISTAQEISDLDHNILMDTPLDFQFTDLQFGSSQESTMSWLDKLLD, from the exons ATGAAATGCCCCAATTGCAACCACCTCATCGACAACAGTGAC GTTGCCCTGGACTGGCCGGGCTTTCCGGCCGGCGTCAAGTTCGAGCCGTCGGACGCCGAGCTGATTGTGCACTTAGAGGCGAGGATCGGGCTCCACGACGACTCAAAGCCGCCGCCGCACATCCTCATCGACGAGTTCATTCCCATGCTGGAGGACGGTGCAGGAATCTGCTACACTCATCCTCAGAATCTACCTGGCGCTAAGAAAGATGGAAGCAGCGTTCATTTCTTTCACAGAGTATCGAATGCGTACGCCAAAGGCCGACGCAAACGGCGGAGGATAAGCCATGAGGAGCAAGTGAGGTGGCACAAAACAGGGAAGACTAAACGCGTGTTCCATGCGTACATGAATGGTGTTCAGATCAAAGGATGGAAGAAGATCATGGTCCTCTACACGAATGCTAAAGGAGCTGCCGCCagacctgcaagcaaagctaagTGGGTGGTGCATCAGTACCACATTGGACCTGAGGAAGATGAACTGGAAGGTCAACTTGTGGTTTCGAAAGTCTTCTACCAACAGTCAGCTGCAACTCACGGTGAGGAAAGTGAAATGCTGGGCATGAGAGCTGATCCGAGAACCCCAAACACAAGCACTCCACAGCCACCCCGGCTTTCGAAGGAGGATTCTCACAAGGAGGACATTAATGGATCAGACTCTTTACAGTTCCTGCTGAATCAAGTGTGTAATTTTCAGGATGAATCTCCTCCCCTGTCATTGCAGTGCCATGAGCATTCCTTTCCTATTAACTCACACTTCAACTCTAGATTTAACAATGATGAAGCCATTAGCACAGCTCAGGAAATCTCTGATCTTGATCACAACATATTGATGGATACACCTCTGGATTTTCAGTTTACG GATTTGCAATTTGGTTCTTCCCAAGAAAGCACAATGAGTTGGCTGGACAAATTACTAGACTGA
- the LOC121973777 gene encoding SUPPRESSOR OF GAMMA RESPONSE 1-like isoform X1 gives MARAWLVTGRGIATKIKNGSSSHQIRQDADVEANMKCPNCNHLIDNSDVALDWPGFPAGVKFEPSDAELIVHLEARIGLHDDSKPPPHILIDEFIPMLEDGAGICYTHPQNLPGAKKDGSSVHFFHRVSNAYAKGRRKRRRISHEEQVRWHKTGKTKRVFHAYMNGVQIKGWKKIMVLYTNAKGAAARPASKAKWVVHQYHIGPEEDELEGQLVVSKVFYQQSAATHGEESEMLGMRADPRTPNTSTPQPPRLSKEDSHKEDINGSDSLQFLLNQVCNFQDESPPLSLQCHEHSFPINSHFNSRFNNDEAISTAQEISDLDHNILMDTPLDFQFTDLQFGSSQESTMSWLDKLLD, from the exons ATGGCAAG GGCGTGGCTTGTTACAGGCAGAGGAATCGCCACGAAAATAAAGAACGGCAGCAGCAGCCATCAAATCAGACAAGATGCCGACGTTGAAGCCAATATGAAATGCCCCAATTGCAACCACCTCATCGACAACAGTGAC GTTGCCCTGGACTGGCCGGGCTTTCCGGCCGGCGTCAAGTTCGAGCCGTCGGACGCCGAGCTGATTGTGCACTTAGAGGCGAGGATCGGGCTCCACGACGACTCAAAGCCGCCGCCGCACATCCTCATCGACGAGTTCATTCCCATGCTGGAGGACGGTGCAGGAATCTGCTACACTCATCCTCAGAATCTACCTGGCGCTAAGAAAGATGGAAGCAGCGTTCATTTCTTTCACAGAGTATCGAATGCGTACGCCAAAGGCCGACGCAAACGGCGGAGGATAAGCCATGAGGAGCAAGTGAGGTGGCACAAAACAGGGAAGACTAAACGCGTGTTCCATGCGTACATGAATGGTGTTCAGATCAAAGGATGGAAGAAGATCATGGTCCTCTACACGAATGCTAAAGGAGCTGCCGCCagacctgcaagcaaagctaagTGGGTGGTGCATCAGTACCACATTGGACCTGAGGAAGATGAACTGGAAGGTCAACTTGTGGTTTCGAAAGTCTTCTACCAACAGTCAGCTGCAACTCACGGTGAGGAAAGTGAAATGCTGGGCATGAGAGCTGATCCGAGAACCCCAAACACAAGCACTCCACAGCCACCCCGGCTTTCGAAGGAGGATTCTCACAAGGAGGACATTAATGGATCAGACTCTTTACAGTTCCTGCTGAATCAAGTGTGTAATTTTCAGGATGAATCTCCTCCCCTGTCATTGCAGTGCCATGAGCATTCCTTTCCTATTAACTCACACTTCAACTCTAGATTTAACAATGATGAAGCCATTAGCACAGCTCAGGAAATCTCTGATCTTGATCACAACATATTGATGGATACACCTCTGGATTTTCAGTTTACG GATTTGCAATTTGGTTCTTCCCAAGAAAGCACAATGAGTTGGCTGGACAAATTACTAGACTGA
- the LOC121971640 gene encoding GDSL esterase/lipase ACHE-like — translation MAAPSLLPLLLALTSLLLPAISASSSSSYFPCSFPAIFNFGDSNSDTGGLSAAFSTVSEPNGETFFGTPSGRPCDGRLVIDFIAETLGLPFIGAYLDSMGTNFSHGANFATAGSTILRQNTTFFQTGYSPFSLDVQVRQFEQFKTRSQLAYSKGAAYKDLLPPEEYFAKALYTFDIGQNDLTSGYVSNMTTEQVKGTIPIILDKFTDAIESVYGLGGRYFWIHNTGPVGCLPYILARYPLREPEVDPIGCGAPFNEVAQLFNAKLKETIVQLRKTFPCAVFTYVDVYTVKYWLISHAERLGFEQPFVACCGHGGKYNFDARYGCGATETINNTKIIISNTCTDPSKRICWDGYHYTEAANKWVFDRIVNGAFSDPPIPVAMTCRR, via the exons ATGGCTGCTCCCTCCCTTCTTCCGCTACTTCTCGCCCTCACCTCACTCTTACTACCCGCCATCTccgcctcttcctcctcctcctactTTCCCTGCTCATTCCCTGCCATCTTCAACTTCGGCGACTCTAACTCCGACACCGGTGGCTTGTCGGCTGCCTTCTCCACCGTCTCTGAGCCTAACGGGGAGACCTTCTTCGGCACTCCATCTGGGAGACCCTGCGATGGCCGCCTTGTCATCGACTTCATCG ctgagacacttggacttccttttaTCGGCGCGTATCTTGATTCGATGGGGACAAATTTCTCCCATGGTGCCAATTTTGCCACAGCAGGATCGACAATCCTAAGACAGAACACGACTTTCTTCCAAACTGGCTACAGCCCCTTCTCTTTGGATGTGCAGGTCCGCCAGTTTGAACAGTTCAAAACTAGATCCCAACTAGCTTACTCTAAAG GAGCCGCCTACAAAGATTTGTTACCTCCGGAAGAATACTTCGCCAAGGCCTTGTATACATTCGACATCGGCCAAAATGACCTCACTTCCGGCTATGTCAGCAACATGACAACAGAGCAAGTTAAAGGAACCATCCCTATTATCCTGGACAAATTTACCGATGCTATCGAG AGTGTTTATGGACTGGGTGGGAGATACTTTTGGATCCATAATACAGGACCAGTTGGCTGCCTGCCTTACATTCTAGCTCGATACCCTCTTAGAGAACCCGAGGTCGACCCTATTGGTTGCGGAGCTCCATTCAATGAAGTGGCTCAACTGTTCAATGCCAAGCTTAAGGAAACTATAGTGCAACTCAGAAAGACATTTCCTTGTGCTGTGTTCACCTATGTCGATGTCTACACCGTCAAGTACTGGCTCATAAGCCATGCGGAAAGGCTCG GGTTTGAACAACCTTTTGTGGCTTGCTGCGGGCACGGAGGGAAGTACAATTTTGACGCACGGTACGGTTGCGGAGCTACAGAGACGATCAACAACACCAAGATTATCATCTCAAACACATGCACGGATCCTTCGAAGAGGATATGTTGGGATGGATATCACTACACTGAGGCCGCTAATAAATGGGTGTTTGATCGCATTGTGAACGGTGCCTTTTCAGACCCACCAATCCCAGTAGCCATGACTTGCAGAAGGTGA